In one window of Aceticella autotrophica DNA:
- a CDS encoding DUF134 domain-containing protein — protein MARPRKWRRVCILPEINTFGPIDVLENPNECIYMTVEEYQTIKLMDLEGLTQEECADLMGVARSTVQRIYNDARRKLADSLINGKVLKIEGGNYKLCSEFEDMKPCDSCLCHRHRHGRNMKFGGQF, from the coding sequence ATGGCAAGACCAAGAAAATGGAGAAGAGTCTGTATTTTACCGGAAATAAATACATTTGGACCAATTGACGTTTTGGAAAATCCAAATGAATGTATTTATATGACCGTAGAGGAATATCAGACAATAAAATTAATGGACCTTGAGGGTTTAACTCAGGAAGAATGTGCAGATTTAATGGGGGTTGCCCGTTCAACGGTTCAGCGGATTTACAATGATGCACGGAGAAAATTAGCAGATAGTTTGATAAACGGTAAAGTATTGAAGATAGAAGGCGGAAATTATAAACTTTGCAGTGAATTTGAAGATATGAAACCATGTGATAGCTGTCTATGTCACAGGCATAGGCATGGCAGAAACATGAAGTTTGGTGGTCAATTTTGA
- a CDS encoding phosphodiester glycosidase family protein: MAFIVVKNVSLKRIIFYLIFEFILAVIVMPLLIFYGPYTNIRDTLVTTAMTTLSHKYLVTWFLPKSKIDEIMKEMNNIKTENSNQGLLNFKNIHDSTIELNDVYSKHFKGKIILIHDPTRIQVGISSKLPKEGETTSEIAKNYNAVAAINAGGFLGFVNGAWTGSGGIADGIIIHNGKMLYNNVSSADGTVDLVGFTYDGKLLVGKHTPQEIKRMSIKEAVSFRPPLIVNGKPMIKNGDGGWGIAPRTAIGQRRDGTVIFLVIDGRAISSVGATLKDVQNIMLDYGAYNAANLDGGSSTTMYFKGKVINNPSNPLGERTVPTIFFAK, translated from the coding sequence ATGGCTTTTATCGTGGTAAAAAATGTTTCTTTAAAGCGGATAATATTCTATTTGATATTTGAATTTATATTAGCTGTTATAGTAATGCCATTATTAATATTTTACGGTCCATATACTAATATAAGGGATACCTTAGTTACAACGGCAATGACAACATTAAGCCACAAATATCTTGTAACCTGGTTTTTGCCGAAATCTAAAATTGATGAAATTATGAAAGAAATGAATAATATCAAAACTGAAAATAGCAATCAAGGTCTTTTAAATTTTAAGAATATTCATGATAGTACAATTGAATTAAATGATGTTTATAGTAAACATTTTAAAGGAAAAATTATTTTGATTCATGACCCTACAAGAATACAGGTAGGTATATCAAGTAAACTGCCTAAGGAAGGAGAAACAACAAGCGAAATTGCTAAAAATTATAATGCTGTTGCCGCGATAAATGCCGGAGGATTTTTGGGATTTGTTAACGGTGCTTGGACAGGAAGCGGCGGAATAGCTGACGGCATTATAATTCATAATGGCAAGATGCTATATAATAATGTTTCAAGTGCAGATGGAACTGTGGACCTTGTAGGATTCACATATGACGGGAAATTGCTTGTTGGCAAACATACTCCGCAAGAGATAAAGAGAATGTCAATAAAAGAGGCAGTTAGTTTTAGACCGCCATTGATAGTTAATGGTAAACCTATGATAAAAAACGGAGATGGAGGTTGGGGTATTGCTCCAAGAACAGCTATAGGTCAAAGAAGAGACGGAACGGTTATATTTTTAGTCATTGATGGAAGGGCAATAAGCAGTGTAGGAGCAACTTTAAAAGACGTACAAAATATAATGCTCGATTATGGAGCATACAATGCTGCAAATCTTGATGGCGGGTCATCAACGACAATGTATTTTAAAGGCAAGGTTATAAACAATCCATCTAATCCGCTTGGAGAAAGAACCGTGCCAACAATATTTTTTGCGAAATGA
- a CDS encoding damage-control phosphatase ARMT1 family protein gives MNINLDCIYCIIKKSDSLFTLFEKDERKKLRFMKEVFLVIGKSNERDTSPYLSAVIMRLLKSELNLGDIYFDIKNKYNKLLLSMEEDILKHIYNSEDKMLTALKYAMIGNFIDFGAMDKVDISQLERLIENAPNQTIDMKKYEEFINQLKNAKRLAYLADNAGEIVLDKIFIKILKEFYPAIDIIVIVRGKPIYNDATIADAEEIGLCDLVNVIGNGTDIPGTQLNELNTESREIINNADLIIAKGQGNFETLFPCGKNIYYIFLCKCDLFLRRFNIEKFKGVFANEKDIKVMMK, from the coding sequence TTGAATATTAATTTAGATTGTATATATTGTATTATAAAAAAATCAGATTCATTGTTTACCCTCTTTGAAAAAGATGAGAGGAAGAAATTAAGGTTCATGAAAGAAGTATTTTTAGTTATTGGAAAATCCAATGAAAGAGATACATCACCCTACTTAAGCGCTGTAATAATGAGGCTTTTAAAAAGTGAATTAAACCTTGGAGATATATATTTTGATATAAAAAATAAATACAATAAACTTTTGCTTTCTATGGAAGAGGATATTTTAAAGCATATTTATAATTCAGAGGATAAAATGCTTACGGCGTTAAAATATGCCATGATTGGCAACTTTATTGATTTTGGGGCTATGGATAAGGTTGATATTTCCCAATTGGAAAGATTAATTGAAAATGCGCCAAATCAAACAATTGACATGAAAAAATATGAAGAATTTATAAATCAACTAAAAAACGCAAAACGACTGGCATATCTTGCTGACAATGCCGGTGAAATTGTTTTAGACAAAATATTCATTAAAATACTGAAGGAGTTTTATCCGGCGATAGATATAATTGTAATTGTAAGGGGCAAACCTATCTATAATGATGCGACAATTGCGGATGCAGAAGAGATAGGTTTGTGTGATTTAGTCAATGTAATAGGAAATGGAACAGACATACCCGGTACACAGCTAAATGAATTGAATACAGAGTCAAGAGAAATAATAAACAATGCAGACCTAATAATTGCAAAAGGGCAGGGGAATTTTGAAACTCTTTTTCCTTGCGGTAAAAATATTTATTATATATTTTTGTGTAAGTGTGATTTATTTCTAAGACGGTTTAACATAGAAAAGTTTAAAGGTGTATTTGCTAATGAAAAGGATATTAAGGTTATGATGAAATAA
- a CDS encoding radical SAM protein, producing MYVFGPVPSRRLGISLGLDIIPYKTCNQDCLYCQLGRTTVKTNERRTYVSVSDLLNELKSVLSKNDSIDYITFAGSGEPTLNSDLGKIIKKIKEISSIPVAVITNSLKMTDEDVRKELSAADLIVPSLDSAVQDTFERLNRPCENIKIRDVIDSLVKFRQNFSTTMWLEVMLIKGINNDKENIENLRSAIEEIKPDEVQLNTAVRPSNSGEAKPLNMEELQDIAGYLGRSCRVIASFDRKSNKVYNLNIEDEVLSLLKRRPCTLKEMSEVLSIHPNELSKYLGALEKDGKVKERVFNSEKFFQSC from the coding sequence ATGTATGTTTTTGGTCCGGTACCTTCAAGGAGGCTTGGTATATCATTAGGGTTGGATATTATCCCATATAAGACATGCAATCAAGACTGCCTGTATTGTCAACTGGGCAGGACGACCGTTAAAACAAATGAAAGAAGAACTTATGTAAGTGTATCTGATTTATTAAATGAGCTGAAAAGTGTTCTATCAAAAAACGATAGTATAGACTATATAACATTTGCAGGCTCAGGAGAACCTACATTAAATTCCGATCTTGGGAAGATAATAAAGAAAATAAAGGAAATAAGCTCCATACCCGTTGCGGTAATTACTAACAGTCTTAAAATGACAGATGAAGACGTACGTAAAGAATTATCCGCGGCAGATTTGATAGTACCTTCTCTTGATAGTGCTGTTCAGGATACCTTCGAGAGATTAAACAGACCCTGCGAAAATATAAAAATACGTGATGTTATAGATTCTCTGGTAAAATTCAGGCAAAATTTTTCCACTACGATGTGGTTAGAAGTGATGCTTATAAAGGGAATCAATAATGATAAGGAAAATATAGAAAATTTAAGGTCAGCAATAGAAGAGATTAAGCCTGACGAAGTTCAATTAAATACAGCAGTAAGACCTTCAAATTCTGGAGAAGCAAAGCCTTTAAATATGGAGGAGCTTCAAGATATTGCAGGTTATTTAGGAAGAAGTTGCAGAGTCATAGCTTCTTTTGACAGAAAATCAAACAAAGTTTATAATTTAAATATAGAAGATGAGGTACTGTCATTATTAAAAAGAAGACCCTGTACCTTAAAAGAAATGTCGGAGGTATTATCTATACATCCTAATGAATTGTCAAAATATCTTGGAGCTTTGGAAAAGGATGGGAAAGTCAAGGAAAGGGTATTTAATTCAGAAAAATTTTTTCAATCGTGTTAA
- a CDS encoding homocysteine S-methyltransferase family protein, with amino-acid sequence MDIFQKALNNVVIFDGAMGTQLQEKGMKTGECPEYLNISQPEMIYDIHLSYLEAGADIIETNTFGANRIKLKAYNMSEDVSFIIAKAVSIAKRASNGKPVALSIGPIGELMKPYGKLTFEEAYDVFKEVAIAGEISGADIALIETMSDILEAKAAILAVKENTNLKIICTMTFQEDGRTLMGSDPVTAIISLQGLSLDAVGVNCSTGPDKMIDVVRKMSKVAHIPIIAQPNAGMPYIKDGKTVYNVSPEEFAKYSKKLVENGASIVGGCCGTTPEHIKKLKEYVKDIKLLRNTNIYTAVSSNTKTVFIGGSNPICIIGERINPTGKKKLSAAIKEGDINLVIEEAMAQQKAGSNVLDVNIGVPGINEEKMMPLIVSEIQNVSDLPLQIDSNDIKAIEKAVRIIRGKPIINSVNAQEKSLREVLPIVKKYGTCVIGLAMGNEGLPKNAEDRLENAKKIIKAALKIGIPKEDIIIDCIALTVSSEQTAAMETLKAIKLIKSELHVNTTIGLSNVSYGLPEGKFINSAFLAMAVSYGLDAVILNPNNDLTMDILHASMVLTAKDKRCENYIKRFKKEDNSHISSPHYDDTDKPQLLYKNILEGKKSDIDKLVLDILSKEAEPLNIIDNIVIPALKEVGDRYDKGVYFLPQLLSSAEVVQRAFKIIKDKLPRGTESRGKIILATVEGDIHDIGKNIVKVLLESYGYEVIDLGKDVKAEVILEKVKEINPLLVGLSALMTTTLFNMEKTIKILRQSSKVKIMVGGAALTEEYAYKIGADFYGANAQDAVRIADEVLKAKYL; translated from the coding sequence ATGGATATATTTCAGAAGGCTTTAAATAACGTGGTTATTTTTGATGGAGCAATGGGAACACAGCTTCAGGAAAAGGGTATGAAAACAGGTGAGTGTCCTGAATATTTAAACATATCACAACCGGAAATGATATATGATATACATCTTTCATATCTTGAAGCAGGTGCTGATATAATAGAAACAAATACCTTTGGAGCAAACAGAATAAAGCTTAAAGCTTATAACATGTCGGAGGATGTATCCTTTATAATAGCGAAGGCAGTATCAATTGCCAAAAGAGCTTCTAATGGGAAGCCTGTTGCATTGTCAATAGGACCTATAGGGGAATTAATGAAACCCTATGGTAAATTAACATTTGAAGAAGCATACGATGTCTTTAAAGAAGTTGCAATTGCCGGTGAGATTTCAGGTGCTGATATTGCCCTTATAGAAACGATGTCAGATATACTTGAAGCAAAAGCAGCGATACTGGCAGTCAAAGAAAATACCAATCTTAAAATTATATGTACAATGACATTTCAGGAGGATGGAAGGACATTAATGGGTTCAGACCCTGTAACTGCAATTATTAGCCTTCAAGGGCTTTCACTTGATGCTGTGGGTGTAAATTGTTCAACTGGTCCTGATAAAATGATTGATGTTGTAAGAAAAATGTCAAAGGTTGCCCATATACCGATAATTGCCCAGCCAAATGCGGGTATGCCTTATATAAAAGATGGAAAAACTGTTTATAATGTTTCTCCTGAGGAATTTGCTAAGTATTCGAAAAAACTCGTAGAAAATGGTGCATCTATAGTGGGTGGCTGCTGTGGAACCACTCCGGAGCATATAAAAAAATTAAAGGAATATGTAAAGGATATTAAGCTTTTAAGAAATACAAACATATATACAGCCGTTTCGTCAAATACAAAAACGGTTTTTATAGGTGGCAGTAATCCTATATGTATTATAGGTGAGCGTATTAATCCAACAGGCAAGAAAAAATTGAGTGCTGCTATAAAAGAAGGAGATATTAATTTAGTGATAGAAGAAGCCATGGCACAGCAAAAGGCAGGTTCTAATGTACTTGATGTTAATATAGGGGTTCCCGGTATAAATGAAGAAAAAATGATGCCTTTAATTGTTTCAGAGATACAAAATGTATCAGATCTTCCTCTGCAGATAGACAGCAATGATATAAAAGCAATAGAAAAGGCTGTAAGGATTATAAGAGGTAAACCTATAATCAACTCTGTAAATGCACAGGAAAAAAGTTTAAGAGAAGTCTTGCCTATCGTGAAAAAATACGGAACATGTGTAATAGGATTGGCAATGGGTAATGAAGGGCTTCCCAAAAATGCTGAGGATAGGCTTGAAAATGCAAAGAAAATAATCAAGGCGGCTCTTAAGATTGGTATACCAAAAGAAGATATTATAATAGATTGTATTGCGTTAACGGTATCGTCTGAGCAAACTGCCGCAATGGAAACATTAAAAGCCATAAAATTAATAAAAAGTGAATTACATGTAAATACAACCATTGGGCTTAGCAATGTTTCTTATGGACTGCCGGAGGGCAAATTTATAAATTCAGCTTTTTTAGCAATGGCGGTATCCTACGGACTTGATGCTGTGATTTTAAATCCGAATAATGATTTGACAATGGATATATTACATGCATCAATGGTATTAACAGCAAAAGACAAAAGATGCGAAAATTATATAAAAAGATTCAAAAAAGAGGATAATTCTCATATATCTTCTCCTCATTATGATGATACAGACAAACCGCAGTTATTATATAAAAATATACTTGAAGGGAAAAAATCGGATATTGATAAGTTAGTCCTGGATATTTTATCAAAAGAAGCCGAACCATTAAATATTATTGATAATATTGTTATACCTGCCTTAAAGGAGGTTGGAGACAGATATGACAAAGGGGTATATTTTTTACCGCAGCTTCTAAGCTCGGCTGAAGTGGTACAAAGGGCATTTAAAATTATTAAGGATAAGCTGCCTCGTGGTACAGAATCCAGAGGAAAAATAATACTTGCGACAGTAGAAGGAGATATACATGATATAGGGAAAAATATTGTAAAGGTTCTTCTGGAAAGTTATGGGTATGAAGTAATTGACCTTGGTAAAGATGTTAAAGCAGAAGTAATTCTTGAAAAAGTGAAAGAAATAAATCCACTGCTTGTTGGCTTAAGTGCATTAATGACTACCACCTTATTTAATATGGAAAAAACGATTAAAATTTTAAGACAATCCTCCAAGGTAAAAATAATGGTAGGAGGAGCAGCCCTTACGGAGGAATATGCGTATAAAATCGGTGCAGATTTTTATGGCGCAAATGCGCAAGATGCAGTAAGGATTGCAGATGAGGTATTAAAGGCAAAATATTTATGA
- the lpdA gene encoding dihydrolipoyl dehydrogenase — MTNIEKYDIAIIGSGSAGYVAAIRGADLGKKVLIIEKGELGGTCLNRGCIPTKALLHSAEIYSHFNNSEEIGIKAENISYDLNVIQKRKNDIINKLVTGIDLLLKSRKIVLKKGCGKIVDEHTIEINHEGNIERINAENIIIATGSEPLMPPCFKFDGKNIITSKEALEVKEIPKDILIIGSGAIGVEFAIFFSSFGAKVTLVEMMPQIIPALRDKKMAKLIQRILNKKGIDVITGTKVENIEIKEDGRVFSTLSNGKTIQNEKVLVSIGRKLNSEGIGLEDVGVKVENGRIIVNEEMRTNIPNIFAVGDVIGGLLLAHKAQREGIVVAEVISGLNTKMDYRVVPSAIFSSPEISAVGLTEEEAKEKGIEIITGEIPFASNGKALTMNETEGLVKVVAKKDTKEIIGAQIVGPDASVLIAELALSVEKNLTLMDVANTIHTHPTLPEVIMEAAKAALGEAIHKAKR; from the coding sequence ATGACAAACATTGAAAAATATGATATAGCTATTATCGGCTCTGGTTCTGCCGGATATGTTGCGGCTATAAGAGGCGCTGACCTTGGGAAAAAAGTTTTGATAATAGAAAAAGGGGAATTGGGTGGAACCTGCCTAAACAGAGGATGCATACCAACTAAAGCGCTGCTCCATTCAGCGGAGATTTATTCCCATTTTAATAACTCAGAAGAAATAGGAATAAAGGCTGAAAATATTTCTTACGATTTGAATGTGATTCAAAAAAGGAAAAATGACATAATAAATAAGCTTGTTACAGGGATAGATCTCTTGCTGAAATCCAGAAAGATAGTTTTAAAAAAAGGCTGCGGCAAGATAGTAGATGAGCATACCATAGAGATTAATCATGAAGGTAATATTGAAAGGATTAATGCGGAAAATATTATAATAGCAACAGGTTCCGAACCTTTAATGCCTCCATGTTTTAAATTTGACGGAAAAAATATTATAACAAGTAAAGAGGCGTTAGAAGTCAAAGAAATTCCAAAAGATATTCTTATCATAGGTTCTGGGGCAATCGGCGTAGAGTTTGCCATATTCTTTTCTTCATTCGGTGCTAAGGTTACTTTGGTAGAGATGATGCCACAGATTATACCTGCTTTAAGGGATAAAAAGATGGCTAAATTAATTCAGAGGATACTTAATAAAAAGGGTATAGATGTAATCACAGGGACTAAGGTAGAAAATATCGAAATAAAAGAAGACGGCAGGGTATTTTCCACACTAAGCAATGGTAAAACGATTCAAAATGAGAAGGTATTGGTATCAATAGGGAGAAAGTTGAATTCAGAAGGTATTGGACTCGAAGACGTTGGAGTCAAAGTTGAAAATGGAAGGATAATAGTAAATGAAGAGATGCGGACGAATATACCAAATATTTTTGCCGTTGGTGATGTCATAGGAGGTTTATTGCTTGCACACAAAGCTCAGAGGGAAGGAATCGTTGTAGCAGAAGTTATATCAGGATTAAATACTAAAATGGATTACAGGGTAGTACCATCCGCAATATTTTCCTCTCCGGAGATTTCGGCTGTAGGATTGACCGAAGAAGAAGCTAAAGAGAAGGGCATCGAAATAATTACAGGGGAAATTCCATTTGCATCTAATGGGAAAGCACTTACAATGAACGAAACAGAAGGCTTGGTAAAAGTAGTAGCTAAAAAAGATACAAAAGAAATTATAGGCGCACAGATAGTCGGACCGGATGCCAGCGTGCTTATTGCCGAGCTTGCTCTATCTGTTGAGAAAAACCTTACCCTTATGGATGTTGCAAATACAATACATACACATCCCACTCTTCCGGAAGTAATAATGGAAGCTGCAAAGGCTGCTTTAGGAGAGGCAATACATAAAGCAAAGAGATAA
- a CDS encoding flavin reductase family protein → MGKKQANMKSCLQPMPKVLVSCRGTDGKNNALAVAYCCNCSFDPPMVMVGIVPSRYSYKLVKETGCFVVNLVSKQQKEMFEYLGSHSGKDEDKFSKLNLRVEEGVKVNAPLLSDCPVNIECRVVDSIVTGSHEMFVGKVEFVHADEKLLNDKGEIDFSKIEFL, encoded by the coding sequence ATGGGAAAAAAACAGGCAAATATGAAATCATGCCTTCAGCCTATGCCGAAGGTACTCGTATCCTGCAGAGGAACCGATGGCAAAAACAATGCACTGGCAGTGGCTTACTGCTGTAATTGCAGTTTTGATCCTCCAATGGTAATGGTAGGAATTGTCCCATCAAGGTATTCTTACAAATTAGTTAAAGAAACAGGTTGCTTTGTGGTGAATCTTGTTTCAAAACAACAAAAGGAAATGTTTGAATATCTTGGCAGTCATAGTGGCAAGGATGAGGATAAATTCTCAAAACTAAATCTCCGTGTTGAAGAAGGGGTAAAGGTTAATGCACCATTGTTATCGGATTGTCCCGTAAATATAGAGTGCAGGGTAGTTGATTCTATAGTTACTGGTTCTCACGAGATGTTTGTAGGAAAAGTTGAATTTGTCCATGCAGACGAAAAATTACTGAATGATAAAGGTGAAATTGATTTTTCCAAAATCGAGTTTCTATAA
- the fbp gene encoding fructose-1,6-bisphosphate aldolase/phosphatase — MSKLTLSVIKADIGGCVGHTNVHPELSRIAREHIEKNKEMLIDYYITHVGDDIQLIVTHRGGIDNEEIHKLAWDMFYACADKAKEMKLYGAGQDLLEDAFSGNIKGMGPGIAEMEFEERRSEPVIIFMADKTEPGAWNLPLYKMFADPFNTIGLVIDPSMHKGFKFEVYDMIDHKYVIFETPEEMYDLLVFIGATGRYCIRKVYTKDNEIAAVSSTQRMNLMAGKYIGKDDPVMIVRCQNGLPAVGEVLEPFAKPHLVAGWMRGSHFGPMIPVSLKEAVPTRFDGPPRVSALAFQLAEGKLIGAQDLFADVAFNNARQKALDIADYMREMGPFEPHRLPLNELEYTTMPGVMEKLQDKWIVED; from the coding sequence ATGTCAAAATTAACTTTATCCGTTATTAAGGCTGATATAGGAGGTTGTGTCGGGCACACAAATGTACATCCGGAACTCTCAAGGATTGCAAGAGAACATATAGAAAAAAACAAGGAAATGCTTATTGATTATTACATAACACATGTTGGCGATGATATACAGCTTATTGTGACACATAGAGGCGGAATTGACAATGAAGAAATTCATAAGCTTGCATGGGATATGTTTTATGCTTGCGCAGATAAAGCTAAGGAAATGAAATTATATGGGGCAGGTCAGGATTTGTTAGAGGATGCGTTTTCAGGCAATATAAAAGGAATGGGTCCCGGCATAGCAGAGATGGAATTTGAAGAAAGAAGAAGTGAGCCTGTGATAATTTTTATGGCTGACAAAACCGAACCTGGTGCATGGAATTTGCCTTTATACAAAATGTTTGCGGATCCTTTCAATACGATTGGGCTTGTAATAGATCCCAGCATGCATAAAGGATTTAAGTTTGAAGTATATGACATGATTGACCACAAATATGTCATATTTGAAACACCTGAAGAAATGTATGATTTACTTGTTTTCATAGGAGCAACAGGCAGATATTGTATTAGAAAGGTATATACAAAAGACAATGAAATAGCTGCTGTTTCCTCAACACAGAGGATGAATCTTATGGCAGGAAAATATATAGGCAAAGATGATCCTGTTATGATTGTAAGATGTCAAAACGGATTACCTGCAGTTGGTGAAGTTCTTGAGCCATTCGCCAAGCCTCATCTTGTTGCGGGCTGGATGAGGGGATCTCATTTTGGACCGATGATTCCTGTATCCTTAAAAGAGGCTGTGCCTACAAGATTTGACGGACCACCGAGGGTAAGTGCTCTTGCATTTCAACTTGCCGAAGGAAAATTAATTGGTGCACAGGACCTTTTTGCAGATGTGGCATTTAATAATGCAAGGCAAAAGGCACTGGATATAGCAGATTATATGAGAGAAATGGGACCCTTTGAGCCTCACAGATTACCACTGAATGAGCTTGAATATACGACAATGCCCGGTGTTATGGAAAAGCTTCAAGACAAGTGGATAGTAGAAGATTAA
- a CDS encoding HAD family hydrolase translates to MIEFDIPGYKIIEIKNVVFDFNGTLAEDGILIEETKDKIRELSNKNINLYILTSDTYGSVKKQCSKLPVKIEIFDKENASQDKKRIVEKLGSENTLSIGNGKNDLEMFKSSRLSIAIIGREGCFSKALFEADIVVNNIIDAIDLLLKPDRIKATLRT, encoded by the coding sequence ATGATAGAATTTGATATACCCGGATATAAAATTATAGAAATAAAAAATGTGGTTTTTGACTTTAACGGTACACTTGCTGAAGACGGTATTTTAATTGAAGAAACAAAGGATAAAATAAGAGAGCTGTCAAATAAAAATATCAATCTTTATATTCTCACTTCTGATACATATGGCTCTGTGAAAAAACAATGCAGTAAATTACCTGTTAAAATAGAAATATTTGACAAAGAGAATGCTTCACAGGATAAAAAAAGAATAGTTGAAAAATTAGGGAGTGAAAACACCTTATCAATTGGCAACGGGAAAAATGATTTAGAAATGTTTAAAAGCAGCAGATTATCCATTGCGATAATTGGCAGGGAAGGATGTTTTTCGAAAGCATTATTTGAAGCAGATATTGTGGTAAACAATATAATTGATGCTATAGATTTATTATTAAAGCCCGATAGAATTAAAGCCACATTAAGAACATAA